In bacterium, a single genomic region encodes these proteins:
- the nadC gene encoding carboxylating nicotinate-nucleotide diphosphorylase — protein sequence MNISRNRVKELVTAALKEDIWKGDVTTEACAFQKRNAKAKIIVKQRGVIAGLEIAKAVFETLDNKINFQFLVKDGTEVKKGDVIAELSGHVTPILAGERTALNFLQRLSGIATLTREYVEKVKPYKARIFDTRKTTPGLRDIEKYAVSVGGGQNHRMGLYDMVLIKDNHLKIANGNIEELVQTIRRKVPKNIKIEIEAENLSQFREALQSKVDIIMLDNMDIQTIKKAVSLINNSKFKIKNLPEIEVSGDVTLDNVEKIAKCGVDRISVGKLTHSAKSMDISLRILNS from the coding sequence ATGAACATATCACGAAATAGAGTTAAGGAACTTGTTACTGCAGCCTTAAAAGAAGATATTTGGAAGGGGGATGTTACTACAGAAGCTTGTGCTTTTCAAAAGAGGAATGCTAAAGCTAAAATTATAGTAAAGCAGCGGGGAGTAATTGCCGGACTGGAAATAGCAAAGGCTGTATTTGAAACACTTGATAATAAGATTAACTTCCAATTCTTAGTTAAGGATGGAACAGAGGTTAAGAAAGGGGATGTAATAGCTGAATTATCAGGACATGTAACTCCCATTTTGGCTGGAGAAAGAACAGCTCTTAATTTTTTGCAAAGGCTTTCAGGAATCGCAACATTAACAAGAGAGTATGTAGAAAAAGTCAAACCTTATAAAGCAAGAATATTTGACACAAGAAAAACTACTCCCGGATTGCGCGATATAGAAAAATATGCGGTAAGCGTTGGCGGAGGGCAGAATCATAGAATGGGGCTTTATGATATGGTATTAATAAAAGATAATCATCTAAAGATAGCGAATGGGAATATAGAGGAACTTGTGCAGACTATTAGAAGGAAAGTTCCCAAAAACATAAAGATTGAGATAGAAGCAGAGAATTTATCGCAGTTTAGGGAAGCGCTCCAATCCAAAGTGGATATAATCATGCTGGACAACATGGACATACAGACTATCAAAAAGGCGGTTTCCTTAATTAATAATTCAAAATTCAAAATTAAAAATTTACCAGAGATAGAGGTCTCCGGAGATGTAACTCTTGATAACGTTGAAAAGATAGCAAAATGCGGGGTTGATAGAATTTCTGTTGGCAAGCTAACTCATTCCGCAAAATCAATGGATATATCATTAAGAATTCTTAATTCTTAA